In Leifsonia sp. PS1209, the genomic stretch GCTCACGGCGCCTCCACGAACCGGACGACCGTGCCGGGCGAGAGGAGCGCCGGAGTCTCGGAGGCCGCATCCCAGACGGTCGCGGCGGTGCTGCCGATCAGCTGCCAGCCGCCGGGACTCGACCGCGGGTACACGCCGCTGAACTCGCCGGCCAGGCCGACGGCGCCGGCGGGGACCGCTGTGCGCGGGGTCGCACGGCGGGGCACCACGAGGCGGTCGTGGTCGGTGACCAGATAGCCGAAACCGGGCGCGAAGCCGCAGAACGCGACCCGCCAGGTGGAGCCGGTGTGCAGCGCGACGACCTCGGCGGGGCGCATCCCGAGCAGGGCGGCGACCTCGGCCAGATCGTCTCCGTCGTACCGCACGGGAAGCTCGACGGTGCTCCGGTCGTCCGTGGCCCGCTGCTCGGGGACGGCGTGCGCCAGCCAGTTCGCCGCGACGCTCAGCGGCAGCACGGCCGGATCGACGGCGACGCCGATCGTGCGCGCGGCCGGCACCAGTTCGACGACCCCGGCCGGGCGGGTGCGCTCGAGCGTGCCGTAGAGGGCGAGCACCGCATCCAGGTCGTCGAGCTCGGCCAGCAGGGCGCTGTCGCCGTTCGGGAGGACGCGCACGGTCATCGCCACGCCTC encodes the following:
- the pxpB gene encoding 5-oxoprolinase subunit PxpB; this translates as MTVRVLPNGDSALLAELDDLDAVLALYGTLERTRPAGVVELVPAARTIGVAVDPAVLPLSVAANWLAHAVPEQRATDDRSTVELPVRYDGDDLAEVAALLGMRPAEVVALHTGSTWRVAFCGFAPGFGYLVTDHDRLVVPRRATPRTAVPAGAVGLAGEFSGVYPRSSPGGWQLIGSTAATVWDAASETPALLSPGTVVRFVEAP